Proteins from one Ananas comosus cultivar F153 linkage group 5, ASM154086v1, whole genome shotgun sequence genomic window:
- the LOC109710350 gene encoding pentatricopeptide repeat-containing protein At2g29760, chloroplastic-like gives MPERKSVCCWTCLVSGYAQFGLVEDALRLFARMVEENLRPEDDTMVGVISACSKLETGEIEQWVNMFTEFGDQICDFSGDAVDTVLIYLYARWGRIEESRDLFDKMVRRRSENLSVIAWNAMIGGYVQNSRPVDALGLFHHMLDISITKPNHVTIVSVLSACALVGDLNLGRWAHAYAKSRYSKLLAESNKILATAFIDMYSKCGSLEEAEDVFDQMATKDVASFNAMIMGLATNGRGNEALKLFFKMDKHGVKPNDGTFLGLLCACTHSRLVEEGRKFFKEMHEKYNVVPRLEHYACFVDLIARAGFIEEALQVVNTMPIEPNGLVWGALLGASLVHSKVDIARDVVERLFDVDPESSAGYVLLSNAYATNSS, from the coding sequence atgcccgaGAGGAAGTCGGTTTGTTGTTGGACTTGTTTGGTTTCTGGGTACGCTCAATTTGGATTGGTGGAGGATGCCCTGAGGTTGTTTGCGAGAATGGTTGAGGAAAATCTGCGGCCGGAGGATGACACCATGGTCGGGGTCATTTCCGCGTGCTCAAAGCTCGAGACCGGGGAAATCGAGCAGTGGGTCAACATGTTTACCGAATTTGGTGatcaaatttgtgatttttcgggCGATGCGGTTGATACAGTTCTCATTTATCTCTACGCAAGATGGGGCCGGATAGAAGAAAGCAGAGATCTGTTTGATAAAATGGTACGCAGAAGAAGCGAAAATCTGAGTGTTATCGCTTGGAATGCCATGATCGGCGGATACGTGCAAAATAGTCGGCCGGTCGATGCTCTGGGTCTTTTCCATCACATGCTCGATATTTCGATTACAAAACCTAACCACGTGACTATCGTGAGCGTGCTCTCGGCTTGTGCTTTAGTTGGTGATTTGAATCTTGGGAGATGGGCTCATGCATATGCGAAATCAAGATATAGCAAATTGCTCGCGGAATCTAACAAGATTCTTGCTACTGCTTTCATAGACATGTATTCCAAATGCGGGAGCTTAGAGGAGGCGGAGGATGTGTTCGATCAAATGGCCACGAAAGATGTGGCCTCTTTTAATGCCATGATTATGGGACTTGCCACGAACGGTCGAGGAAACGAGGCTTTGAAGTTGTTCTTCAAAATGGACAAGCACGGCGTAAAGCCAAATGACGGTACATTTCTAGGCTTGTTGTGTGCTTGCACCCACTCAAGATTAGTCGAAGAAGGAAGAAAGTTTTTTAAGGAAATGCACGAGAAATACAATGTCGTCCCCAGATTAGAACACTACGCTTGCTTCGTCGATCTCATCGCACGCGCTGGTTTTATCGAAGAAGCGCTTCAGGTCGTAAACACGATGCCGATTGAACCTAATGGGCTTGTTTGGGGAGCTCTCCTTGGGGCTTCTCTGGTCCACTCGAAAGTAGATATTGCTCGAGATGTCGTGGAAAGGCTATTTGATGTGGATCCTGAAAGCTCTGCAGGTTATGTATTGCTGTCTAATGCTTATGCGACAAATTCTAGCTGA